One genomic segment of Hevea brasiliensis isolate MT/VB/25A 57/8 chromosome 3, ASM3005281v1, whole genome shotgun sequence includes these proteins:
- the LOC131178387 gene encoding uncharacterized protein LOC131178387 — MAPSKGWMDLVGDRLNDVYLRGVEEFLDYAFKKTGRHGEIRCPCVKCSNTYSATREVVGTHLKVYGIIRNYTFWYHHGERVGESESNLESVQQSEDEPSNEMHDILRDLYPEFCGQDTNDMDTDIFASDIHKEEPNEEANKFYRLLRDFEQPLYQGSKSSKLSCLVKLLHIKSLGRWSNESFTMLLQLLKDELLPQGSNLPQSYYDAKKVIQDLGLSYKKIDACVNNCMLYWKEDERLDFCKICGYSRWKTDKYNGEDKVKTNGKRIPKKILRYFPLKPRLQRLFMSTKTASLMRWHKDKRVDDGVMRHPADSMAWISFDKLHLNFASDSRNVRLGFASDGFQPFANSKMPYSVWPVLLIPYNLPPWMCMKQSNFILLMLIPGPEGPGDAIDIYLQPLVEELRELWETGIDTFDAYAQQNFKLHVVLLWTINDFPAYGNLSGWSTKGKLACPCCNKDTCWMRLANGGKQCYMGHRQYLPLNHKWRNDNKSFDGTRERGLPPKPLSGDDILDQVKNLEGVILTKALHMKKAISHDGRGDNWNKKSIFFDLPYWRTLLLRHNLDVVHIEKNICDNILGTIMNIKGKTKDSIKTRLDLQALNIRPELHSLKVPDGFSSNISLCVNMKESKISRLKIHDCHVLLLHILPLAMRGLLPKVVYEPLVELSLFFSHLGAKALKTDVLEQLEKQIPITLCKLERIFPLSFFDIMVHLPMHLASEAKIGGPVQYHWMYPIERALYSLKSSIRNRACVEGSIAEAYIANECMTLCSRYLNSIETKFNRMERNYNGSSNKNKGGLSIFSKVGHGLGVSKTRVLDTQEWEQAHIYVLKNCDEVQPYIEYDIFKLIHIVAWLHKNDPSQKMRALLSLSRGPARYVTSFYGYIVNGYRFHTEYHDQGLRTQNSGVVVIGDIGDEVNNIDYYGVLTEIIQLQYLCGFRFFLFLCYWWDVYDLVRWVKIDEYGDNIHKGWHYVIKAHPRDSYDIPLEEDIDPVDLNQFGEAYQADESINLESGETTTVDANDQISWKMMDIEPQIIDISSTQKKRKHGS, encoded by the exons ATGGCTCCTAGTAAAGGATGGATGGATCTTGTTGGTGATCGTCTTAATGATGTATATTTACGTGGGGTTGAGGAATTTTTGGACTATGCTTTTAAGAAGACTGGGAGGCATGGGGAAATACGTTGTCCATGTGTCAAGTGTAGTAACACGTATTCCGCCACACGAGAAGTGGTAGGGACACACCTCAAGGTGTATGGAATAATACGTAATTATACATTTTGGTATCACCATGGAGAAAGGGTAGGTGAATCTGAATCTAATTTAGAAAGTGTTCAACAAAGTGAAGATGAGCCTAGCAATGAGATGCATGACATTTTAAGGGATTTGTATCCAGAGTTTTGTGGTCAAGATACAAATGATATGGATACAGATATCTTCGCTAGTGATATTCATAAAGAGGAACCGAATGAGGAAGCGAATAAATTCTATAGGTTACTAAGAGATTTTGAGCAACCATTATACCAAGGTTCTAAGAGCTCAAAGTTATCTTGCTTAGTCAAATTGCTCCATATCAAGAGCCTTGGTCGATGGAGTAATGAGTCATTTACTATGTTGTTGCAATTATTGAAAGATGAATTATTACCTCAAGGATCTAATTTGCCACAATCATATTATGATGCAAAGAAAGTAATTCAAGATCTTGGTCTCTCATACAAAAAAATTGATGCATGTGTAAATAATTGCATGTTATATTGGAAAGAGGATGAGAGGCTAGATTTTTGTAAGATTTGTGGCTATTCTAGATGGAAGACTGATAAATATAATGGGGAAGACAAGGTTAAAACCAATGGGAAGAGAATACCAAAAAAAATTCTGCGTTACTTTCCACTAAAGCCAAGACTTCAAAGATTGTTTATGTCCACAAAGACAGCGTCTTTGATGAGATGGCATAAAGATAAGAGGGTAGATGATGGAGTGATGAGACACCCTGCTGATTCAATGGCATGGATTTCCTTTGACAAACTACATCTAAATTTTGCCTCAGACTCTCGCAATGTGAGACTAGGCTTTGCTAGTGATGGATTTCAACCTTTTGCCAATTCAAAAATGCCATATAGTGTTTGGCCAGTTTTACTCATTCCATACAATTTGCCACCTTGGATGTGCATGAAacaatcaaattttattttattaatgctTATTCCTGGTCCTGAGGGTCCTGGAGATGCAATTGATATCTATCTTCAACCTTTAGTAGAAGAACTAAGAGAGTTATGGGAAACTGGTATTGATACATTTGATGCATATGCACAACAGAATTTCAAGTTACATGTAGTTTTACTATGGACTATCAATGATTTCCCTGCATATGGGAACTTATCAGGTTGGAGTACTAAGGGAAAGTTGGCTTGTCCTTGTTGTAATAAGGACACCTGTTGGATGAGGTTGGCCAATGGAGGCAAGCAATGTTATATGGGTCATCGACAATATCTTCCTCTTAATCACAAATGGAGAAATGATAACAAATCTTTTGATGGCACAAGGGAGCGAGGGTTACCACCCAAGCCACTTTCAGGAGATGATATACTTGATCAAGTGAAAAATCTTGAAGGGGTCATATTAACTAAGGCTCTTCATATGAAGAAAGCAATCTCACATGATGGCAGGGGGGACAATTGGAATAAAAAGAGTATATTCTTTGACCTTCCATATTGGAGGACCTTATTACTACGCCACAACTTAGATGTCGTGCACATTGAAAAGAATATATGCGATAATATACTAGGGACAATCATGAACATAAAGGGAAAAACTAAAGATAGCATCAAAACTCGCCTTGACTTGCAAGCATTAAATATAAGGCCAGAGTTACACTCA TTAAAAGTTCCAGATGGATTTTCATCCAATATTTCTCTTTGTGTAAACATGAAAGAGAGTAAAATCTCAAGATTAAAGATTCATGATTGTCATGTTCTTCTATTACATATACTTCCTCTTGCAATGCGTGGTTTACTTCCTAAAGTAGTATATGAACCACTTGTTGAGCTTTCATTGTTCTTTAGTCATTTAGGTGCGAAGGCATTAAAGACAGATGTATTGGAGCAATTAGAAAAGCAAATTCCTATAACTCTTTGCAAGCTAGAAAGGATctttccactttcattctttgacATTATGGTGCATTTGCCTATGCATTTGGCTAGTGAAGCTAAAATTGGTGGACCAGTACAGTATCATTGGATGTACCCAATAGAACGAGCATTATATTCATTGAAGTCAAGTATTCGTAATAGAGCTTGTGTAGAGGGTTCAATTGCAGAGGCGTACATTGCAAATGAGTGCATGACTCTTTGCTCAAGGTACTTGAATAGCATTGAGACAAAGTTTAATAGAATGGAGCGCAACTATAATGGCAGCAGTAATAAAAATAAAGGTGGCTTATCAATTTTCTCCAAAGTAGGACATGGATTAGGTGTTAGTAAAACTCGTGTTCTTGATACACAGGAGTGGGAGCAAGCTCATATTTATGTATTAAAGAATTGTGATGAAGTCCAGCCATACATCGAGTATGATATTTTTAAGCTTATTCATATT GTTGCATGGTTGCATAAAAATGACCCAAGTCAAAAGATGAGAGCCCTACTTTCATTGTCACGTGGTCCTGCTCGATATGTGACATCTTTTTATGGTTACATTGTCAATGGATATAGGTTTCATACTGAATATCATGACCAAGGTTTGAGGACACAAAATAGTGGAGTTGTTGTAATTGGAGATATTGGTGATGAAGTTAACAACATAGATTACTACGGTGTCTTAACTGAGATTATTCAATTGCAATATCTTTGTGGATTtcgtttttttttatttctttgttatTGGTGGGATGTTTATGATCTAGTGAGGTGGGTTAAGATTGATGAATATGGGG ACAATATTCACAAAGGCTGGCATTATGTGATAAAGGCACATCCTCGAGATTCCTATGACATCCCATTAGAAGAAGACATTGACCCCGTTGATTTGAATCAATTCGGTGAAGCATATCAAGCTGATGAATCTATCAATCTTGAATCTGGAGAAACAACTACAGTTGATGCAAATGACCAAATTAGTTGGAAGATGATGGATATAGAGCCACAAATAATTGATATATCTTCAACACAGAAGAAAAGAAAACATGGATCTtga